A DNA window from Zonotrichia albicollis isolate bZonAlb1 chromosome 2, bZonAlb1.hap1, whole genome shotgun sequence contains the following coding sequences:
- the DYRK1A gene encoding dual specificity tyrosine-phosphorylation-regulated kinase 1A isoform X1, whose product MHTGGETSACKPSSVRLAPSFSFHAAGLQMAGQMSHSHQQYSDRRQQSISDQQVSALSYAEQLEQPIPLTNQRRMPQTFRDPATAPLRKLSVDLIKTYKHINEVYYAKKKRRHQQGQGDDSSHKKERKVYNDGYDDDNYDYIVKNGEKWMDRYEIDSLIGKGSFGQVVKAYDRVEQEWVAIKIIKNKKAFLNQAQIEVRLLELMNKHDTEMKYYIVHLKRHFMFRNHLCLVFEMLSYNLYDLLRNTNFRGVSLNLTRKFAQQMCTALLFLATPELSIIHCDLKPENILLCNPKRSAIKIVDFGSSCQLGQRIYQYIQSRFYRSPEVLLGMPYDLAIDMWSLGCILVEMHTGEPLFSGANEVDQMNKIVEVLGIPPTHILDQAPKARKFFEKLPDSTWNLKKTKDGKREYKPPATRKLHNILGVETGGPGGRRAGESGHTVADYLKFKDLILRMLDYDPKTRIQPYYALQHSFFKKTADEGTNTSNSVSTSPAMEQSQSSGTTSSTSSSSGGSSGTSNSGRARSDPTHQHRHSGGHFTAAVQAMDCETHSPQVRQQFPPPIGWTATEAPTQVTVENHPVQETTFHVNPQQQNALHHHHGNSSHHHHHHHHHHHHHGQQALGSRTRPRVYNSPTNSSSTQDSMEVGHSHHSMTSLSSSTTSSSTSSSSTGNQGNQAYQNRPVAANTLDFGQNGAMDMNLTVYSNPRQETGIAGHPTYQFSANTGPAHYMTEGHLAMRQGIDREESPMTGVCVQQSPVASS is encoded by the exons GAGGAGAGACTTCAGCATGCAAACCTTCATCTGTTCGGCTTGCACCATCGTTTTCATTCCATGCTGCTGGCCTTCAGATGGCTGGACAGATGTCCCATTCGCATCAGCAGTACAGTGACCGGCGGCAGCAGAGCATCAGTGACCAGCAGGTCTCGGCCTTATCCTACGCTGAGCAGCTCGAGCAGCCAATCCCCCTGACAAACCAG AGGCGGATGCCCCAAACTTTTCGTGATCCAGCCACTGCTCCACTGAGGAAACTCTCCGTAGATTTGATCAAAACTTACAAGCATATTAATGAG gtttactatgcaaaaaaaaaacgGCGGcatcagcagggccagggagatGATTCCAGTCacaaaaaggagaggaaagttTACAATGATGGTTATGATGATGACAACTACGACTACATtgtgaaaaatggggagaagTGGATGGACCGCTATGAGATCGACTCCTTGATAGGCAAAGGATCCTTTGGACAG GTTGTGAAGGCTTATGACCGAGTGGAGCAGGAGTGGGTGGCCATCAAAATCATCAAAAACAAGAAGGCTTTCCTCAACCAGGCCCAGATTGAAGTGAGGCTGCTCGAGCTGATGAACAAACATGACACTGAGATGAAATACTACATAG tGCATTTGAAGCGTCACTTCATGTTCAGGAACCACCTGTGCTTGGTGTTTGAGATGCTGTCCTACAACCTGTACGACCTGCTGAGGAACACCAACTTCCGCGGCGTCTCGCTCAACCTGACGCGCAAGTTCGCGCAGCAGATGTGCACGgccctgctcttcctggccacCCCCGAGCTCAGCATCATTCACTGTGACCTAAAACCCGAGAACATCCTGCTCTGCAACCCCAAAAGGAGCGCCATCAAGATCGTGGATTTCGGCAGTTCGTGTCAGCTTGGGCAGAGG ATATACCAATATATCCAGAGCCGTTTTTATCGATCACCAGAGGTGCTACTGGGAATGCCTTATGACCTTGCTATTGACATGTGGTCCCTTGGGTGTATTTTAGTCGAGATGCACACTGGAGAGCCTCTCTTTAGTGGGGCAAATGAG GTGGATCAGATGAATAAAATAGTGGAAGTTTTGGGGATTCCACCAACCCACATCCTCGACCAAGCACCCAAAGCAAGAAAGTTCTTTGAGAAGTTGCCAGATAGCACTTGGAACTTGAAGAAGACCAAAGATGGAAAAAGG gAATACAAACCACCGGCAACTCGCAAACTCCACAATATCCTGGGAGTCGAGACCGgggggccgggcgggcgccgTGCTGGGGAGTCAGGTCATACTGTAGCTGACTACTTGAAGTTCAAAGACCTCATCTTAAGGATGCTTGACTATGACCCCAAGACACGAATCCAGCCCTACTACGCCCTGCAGCACAGTTTCTTCAAGAAGACGGCGGACGAAGGTACCAACACGAGTAACAGCGTGTCCACGAGTCCTGCCATGGAGCAGTCACAGTCTTCAGGAACCACCTCTAGTACATCTTCGAGCTCAG GTGGATCTTCTGGCACGAGCAACAGCGGAAGGGCGCGGTCGGACCCCACGCACCAGCATCGACACAGCGGTGGGCACttcactgctgctgtgcaggcCATGGACTGTGAGACACACAGCCCTCAG GTTCGGCAGCAGTTTCCCCCTCCCATCGGTTGGACAGCCACCGAAGCTCCCACCCAGGTCACCGTGGAGAACCACCCGGTTCAGGAAACCACCTTCCATGTCAACCCTCAGCAACAGAACGCATTACACCATCACCACGGCAACAgctcccaccaccaccaccatcaccaccaccaccaccaccaccatggACAGCAAGCCTTGGGCAGCCGGACCAGGCCGAGAGTCTACAATTCTCCAACAAACAGCTCCTCCACCCAGGATTCTATGGAGGTGGGCCACAGTCACCACTCCATGACATCCCTGTCTTCCTCAACTACTTCTTCCTCTACATCTTCCTCCTCTACTGGTAACCAAGGCAATCAGGCCTATCAGAACCGCCCAGTGGCTGCTAATACCTTGGACTTTGGACAGAACGGAGCTATGGACATGAATTTAACAGTCTACTCTAATCCGCGCCAAGAAACTGGCATAGCTGGACATCCCACGTACCAGTTCTCTGCTAATACAGGTCCTGCTCATTACATGACTGAAGGACACCTTGCCATGAGGCAAGGCATTGATAGAGAAGAGTCTCCCATGACAGGAGTTTGTGTTCAGCAAAGTCCTGTGGCTAGCTCGTGA
- the DYRK1A gene encoding dual specificity tyrosine-phosphorylation-regulated kinase 1A isoform X2, with translation MAGQMSHSHQQYSDRRQQSISDQQVSALSYAEQLEQPIPLTNQRRMPQTFRDPATAPLRKLSVDLIKTYKHINEVYYAKKKRRHQQGQGDDSSHKKERKVYNDGYDDDNYDYIVKNGEKWMDRYEIDSLIGKGSFGQVVKAYDRVEQEWVAIKIIKNKKAFLNQAQIEVRLLELMNKHDTEMKYYIVHLKRHFMFRNHLCLVFEMLSYNLYDLLRNTNFRGVSLNLTRKFAQQMCTALLFLATPELSIIHCDLKPENILLCNPKRSAIKIVDFGSSCQLGQRIYQYIQSRFYRSPEVLLGMPYDLAIDMWSLGCILVEMHTGEPLFSGANEVDQMNKIVEVLGIPPTHILDQAPKARKFFEKLPDSTWNLKKTKDGKREYKPPATRKLHNILGVETGGPGGRRAGESGHTVADYLKFKDLILRMLDYDPKTRIQPYYALQHSFFKKTADEGTNTSNSVSTSPAMEQSQSSGTTSSTSSSSGGSSGTSNSGRARSDPTHQHRHSGGHFTAAVQAMDCETHSPQVRQQFPPPIGWTATEAPTQVTVENHPVQETTFHVNPQQQNALHHHHGNSSHHHHHHHHHHHHHGQQALGSRTRPRVYNSPTNSSSTQDSMEVGHSHHSMTSLSSSTTSSSTSSSSTGNQGNQAYQNRPVAANTLDFGQNGAMDMNLTVYSNPRQETGIAGHPTYQFSANTGPAHYMTEGHLAMRQGIDREESPMTGVCVQQSPVASS, from the exons ATGGCTGGACAGATGTCCCATTCGCATCAGCAGTACAGTGACCGGCGGCAGCAGAGCATCAGTGACCAGCAGGTCTCGGCCTTATCCTACGCTGAGCAGCTCGAGCAGCCAATCCCCCTGACAAACCAG AGGCGGATGCCCCAAACTTTTCGTGATCCAGCCACTGCTCCACTGAGGAAACTCTCCGTAGATTTGATCAAAACTTACAAGCATATTAATGAG gtttactatgcaaaaaaaaaacgGCGGcatcagcagggccagggagatGATTCCAGTCacaaaaaggagaggaaagttTACAATGATGGTTATGATGATGACAACTACGACTACATtgtgaaaaatggggagaagTGGATGGACCGCTATGAGATCGACTCCTTGATAGGCAAAGGATCCTTTGGACAG GTTGTGAAGGCTTATGACCGAGTGGAGCAGGAGTGGGTGGCCATCAAAATCATCAAAAACAAGAAGGCTTTCCTCAACCAGGCCCAGATTGAAGTGAGGCTGCTCGAGCTGATGAACAAACATGACACTGAGATGAAATACTACATAG tGCATTTGAAGCGTCACTTCATGTTCAGGAACCACCTGTGCTTGGTGTTTGAGATGCTGTCCTACAACCTGTACGACCTGCTGAGGAACACCAACTTCCGCGGCGTCTCGCTCAACCTGACGCGCAAGTTCGCGCAGCAGATGTGCACGgccctgctcttcctggccacCCCCGAGCTCAGCATCATTCACTGTGACCTAAAACCCGAGAACATCCTGCTCTGCAACCCCAAAAGGAGCGCCATCAAGATCGTGGATTTCGGCAGTTCGTGTCAGCTTGGGCAGAGG ATATACCAATATATCCAGAGCCGTTTTTATCGATCACCAGAGGTGCTACTGGGAATGCCTTATGACCTTGCTATTGACATGTGGTCCCTTGGGTGTATTTTAGTCGAGATGCACACTGGAGAGCCTCTCTTTAGTGGGGCAAATGAG GTGGATCAGATGAATAAAATAGTGGAAGTTTTGGGGATTCCACCAACCCACATCCTCGACCAAGCACCCAAAGCAAGAAAGTTCTTTGAGAAGTTGCCAGATAGCACTTGGAACTTGAAGAAGACCAAAGATGGAAAAAGG gAATACAAACCACCGGCAACTCGCAAACTCCACAATATCCTGGGAGTCGAGACCGgggggccgggcgggcgccgTGCTGGGGAGTCAGGTCATACTGTAGCTGACTACTTGAAGTTCAAAGACCTCATCTTAAGGATGCTTGACTATGACCCCAAGACACGAATCCAGCCCTACTACGCCCTGCAGCACAGTTTCTTCAAGAAGACGGCGGACGAAGGTACCAACACGAGTAACAGCGTGTCCACGAGTCCTGCCATGGAGCAGTCACAGTCTTCAGGAACCACCTCTAGTACATCTTCGAGCTCAG GTGGATCTTCTGGCACGAGCAACAGCGGAAGGGCGCGGTCGGACCCCACGCACCAGCATCGACACAGCGGTGGGCACttcactgctgctgtgcaggcCATGGACTGTGAGACACACAGCCCTCAG GTTCGGCAGCAGTTTCCCCCTCCCATCGGTTGGACAGCCACCGAAGCTCCCACCCAGGTCACCGTGGAGAACCACCCGGTTCAGGAAACCACCTTCCATGTCAACCCTCAGCAACAGAACGCATTACACCATCACCACGGCAACAgctcccaccaccaccaccatcaccaccaccaccaccaccaccatggACAGCAAGCCTTGGGCAGCCGGACCAGGCCGAGAGTCTACAATTCTCCAACAAACAGCTCCTCCACCCAGGATTCTATGGAGGTGGGCCACAGTCACCACTCCATGACATCCCTGTCTTCCTCAACTACTTCTTCCTCTACATCTTCCTCCTCTACTGGTAACCAAGGCAATCAGGCCTATCAGAACCGCCCAGTGGCTGCTAATACCTTGGACTTTGGACAGAACGGAGCTATGGACATGAATTTAACAGTCTACTCTAATCCGCGCCAAGAAACTGGCATAGCTGGACATCCCACGTACCAGTTCTCTGCTAATACAGGTCCTGCTCATTACATGACTGAAGGACACCTTGCCATGAGGCAAGGCATTGATAGAGAAGAGTCTCCCATGACAGGAGTTTGTGTTCAGCAAAGTCCTGTGGCTAGCTCGTGA